DNA sequence from the Excalfactoria chinensis isolate bCotChi1 chromosome 2, bCotChi1.hap2, whole genome shotgun sequence genome:
CCAAAAATATCCgtgtttttaaataaaccaATCCCCTCTcctacacacacaaacacatattTCGCTCTCGGTGATTTGGAAAGCTCAGAATGCAATCACCACAACCAAGTCTATAAGTCAGTTAATCTGCTGAGCTAGGATCTGGTTTCTCGTGCACACTGTACttctggtttggggtttttttatttcttatttttattttattattattattattattctctccTTTTATCATCACTTTCCATAGGCTTTCCTTTTTACCTTATAACCTTCTGTATCTCACAGCAAGCATAAGCATTCTTGACAGACGGGACAACTCATCATTGTCTGCCTGTGCTCCTGGTCATCCTCTATATCTGTATTTCAGACAAATACATTTAAACCATACTTTTGGTTAAGACTTCCCATTTACTGTCTATCCTACAGTAGTATGCAGAAGTTCAACACGGCATCTAACTGCTCTCCCCAGGCTCCCTAGGACTGAGGTTAGGCCAGCTCACTCAGTGGTGTCTGACCTCAAGGAAAGCTACGTGACAGTACTCTCCaagacagctgaaagaaaagcaggacaTTAGGCAATGTTCATCTCCTCAAAATACTTCAGGACTCAGGCATCCTCAAGTTTTCCATGGCAAACCCTTCAGGAGAAGCAAATGAGCAGCCATTGATAATCCACGTGAAGGAACTCTCAGGACAGAGAAGCTATTGCTCAGCAATAATCTCCATCATAAAAGTCACTCAAATCCTTGAATTCCACTCACATCTACTGCTGCCAGAGATTGCAAACAGATCGATAATACTTCTCAGTCTGAGATATATGAGACAGAGAGGGATTTAACATTGCTGCCACAGGTTAAGGGTTAAAGTAAGTCACTGGTCATTCACACATGAGAATTTGTCAGGATATAACTAGGATGAATGCAGATATTTGGATTGAAGGTATTGCAGTTCCACAAAACAtactcctttttttctccccccagtTTATCCATTTATGTGCTATGTGTGCAAAGAACAGGAGTCCAACAAGGACTGTTTAACCATTTCCATGTGTGCAAAGGGAGACAAATATTGTGTGACTGTCCGCGACAATGTTGGAACAAGTAAGTTACTGAACAACTCTTTATTTGTGCTGTAGGAAAAGGAGCCCTATGAATTCATGCTAGTCACAGCCACATATGGAAACAATAGACCCAGTCACCAATTGTTAGGAAACCCTGCTGCTCCCTATTGCAAACACTGCAGAGTTGCTTGATACTGTTATCAGGAGTTGGGAAATGCTGACACCATGTATAGCAACACCAGTTAAACCATAATTCTGGTTAAAACTTCCTATCCATTGTCTATCTTAGAGTAACATGCAAAAGTATCTGACTACTCACCCCAGACTTTCCAAGGTCaagctggaccaggctctgatctggctgtagatgtccctgttcattgcacgAGAGTaggaccagatgacctttaaagattccttccagctcaaatgattctatgattctatgctaatATCACTTTGGAGACAGATATAACATGGAGCCCAGAGAAGACAATCATCATATATCAACAGTATGGACATAGCCAGACTGCTGCTAGTCCTGAGAAGACATATTTGTCTTGGGGACTGCTCCCTGGCcttgttttttcctaataacACAAGTGCAGATTTAGCTAGGAAAGCATTATAGCTATAATCCTtgtattttattcattctttctttttttttccccccttctcctcTGTATTAGACCCTGACAAGCCTAAATACATCATCTCTAAGAAGTGCTCTCCAAGTTGTCCAGAAACAAGTCAGCAACAAATCCAGGCCCATCGGAATGTTTCATGCTGTGAGAAACCATTGTGCAATGTGAACGGAGGCAGCAGCAAGCAAGGCAGCTATGCAGTGATGTTCCTGGGTGTCCTAGCTAGTATCACTTATGTTTTTGCTTGTGGACAGTGATGGGTTAGGAAAAGCTCCCTGTGTTGGCATTATTGTCTGAAATAAAAGTGTGTTACACTGGGATAATTACTTCTCTCAAGAGCTCATGACTTGCAGATGAGCTTCGCCTGGGATTTTCAAGAATCTCAGTAAGTTAGACGCTGAACTCCCCTTGATTTCCTAATCCTACTTGAATCTGAAGTCTCTTCAAACAGTTGTGTCATCTAAGAAAACATGTAAAAGACCCTTTTGACATGCTCAGGCTTCAAATAATTACTGCTCTGAAGATATTCTTCGAGAcatacttttttctctttgactGTCGAACATTCAACATGAACGCCATGTGGAATAGCAATCTACCCTGCCAGAAACACAGGTAATAGTTCGATAGTCATGTCAGCACGCTGGAGAAGTTCAGTATCTTCTTCAGGTCACAATATGTTGGTTATCACACATCAGTTCataaacaagaaagaagaggtAAATCTTATTTCTGCCAATTTCTGGAAATTCCTCCAGCCTCAATCAGCAACAATTTCTGTCTCCCATGGCTCTTTGCACATGGAAGGGAATCATGAGCATCCTTCATCTCCCAGCTCCGACGTGCCAACTGagtttggagaaaaggaaaagaggaacaAATGTGACCTAGAGAGGAGATGCAATGTCTGGTAGTGGGGAGatgggagagagaaggaaatggtTTGGCATACACAGACCTGGtccagctggaaaagaaaatgtctctATGTCTAtttccctattttatttttttcagggcCAATCCAACCCAACTGCTATTGCCAAACCCAGTCATTTAGAGACTGTGAAATAGCTGTATGAAAACCACAGCATAGAAATGATTGATTGTACTGGGCTTTGTTGGGTTTTACACCCCAGgctctctgcttcctcctctccctgcaaGAGCTACAGCTGAAGGGAGGCAGAAAAGTTCTATATGAGGCCTGGAGATGTCTACAGAGAAGAAGGACAGGCAGCTGAAGACTAACATAAATAGCCCAGAGCTTCCTGGTCATAACTCCTGCTGCAAGCTTACTTCTCTGGAACGAAAGTAAAAAAAGGGAAGAGTTGGCAGCAACACTTGCTCAGCTGTGTTCAGACACCAGGATTCATCCAAACAATTCAGGgtctttgttttgtggttgttgtggCTGttaatttagttatttatttatttttatgagatACTTTATTTGGTGGCTAAATGAGGTCTTTGATTTCTCTAAAGCGTCGTCTTGAAAGTCAGCGTATTTCTAGCTGCAAATCTGGAAGGATCCATTGCTGGTGTTGGCAACAGGGTCTTGGTTTCTATAACCATGGGAGTCAGTAAGATCAACAATTAATTGTAAAAGATGGAATCAACCTCACAAAATGGGGAACAACACACATCCTTGCCAGTCTGGCCAACCTGGTAAGGAATGATTTAAACTAGGAAAGACAGGGGAATAGGAGAGTTTGCACCCAGATAGCAAATCAAGGCTGAAGTGGGGATATTTCCTTCAAGTGCTGGATTAAAGGACAGAGTAACAAGGGTGACATTGTTGTGGGTGTACAGGCTACTTGATAAGGAGGAGGATGCCTTTTGCAGTGGAGTTCTGTATTCTTTGAGGAGGAAGCTGGTTAATAAGTAGAACTGCAAAAgtgaacttcaggagagccgACTTTGGCCTCTTAAGGGACCTTCTTGAATGAATACTATCACATAATGATATATAGTTGATATATA
Encoded proteins:
- the LOC140247634 gene encoding lymphocyte antigen 6E-like, translated to MKTTPVILLIAVLCVEQVYPFMCYVCKEQESNKDCLTISMCAKGDKYCVTVRDNVGTNPDKPKYIISKKCSPSCPETSQQQIQAHRNVSCCEKPLCNVNGGSSKQGSYAVMFLGVLASITYVFACGQ